Sequence from the Candidatus Cybelea sp. genome:
GGACGGCCGAGGCCCCAACACCGTGCGAGACCATTTCGAGAGCCGTCTCTTCGGATACGCGAGGCCACCCCGGACGTAGAGCTGGATCGGGCGTGTCCTCTTCGGTCGCCATGCGGCCCGGCGCGACCAGCGCCGTGCCGGACGTCACCAATAGAGGACGATTCGAGTTGCCAAGCGCTTCGCCGAGCGTCACGATGGCGACCCGGTCCGTCTCCGCCGCCGCCGGGATGTTCGTAAAATCGTGAATGAAGGCGGTGTGGATGACGGCGTCCGAGGCGCGCGCCCCGCTGCGCAGAGTATCGAGCTCCTCAAGCGAACCGCGATGGGCTTCGGCGCCCGCGGCAACGAGCGCCTTGGCAGAACGATCCGAGCGAGCGAGGCCGAGAACTCGATGGCCCGCGCCGATCAGTTCCCCGACGATGGCGGAGCCGACGAAGCCGGTTGCTCCCGTAACGAAGACACGCATAAGACAAATTTCCTTCTTGGAGGAGTCCCAGCGACCGAGCGCCGGAGACTGCTGTGATGTCAGCTACTGACATAACTAGTATAGCATCGATGTCAATCACTGTCATCGCGTGGTAGACTGGCAAGGTGACTAGATGGAAGCCCGATGCGCCGGGCCGTCTCGCGGAGGCGGCGCTCGAGCTCTATGGCGAGCGCGGATTTGCTCAGGTAACGGTCTCCGAGATCGCCCAGCGTGCCGGACTTACCGAGCGAACGTTCTTCCGTCACTTTGCGGACAAGCGCGAGGTGCTCTTCTCCGGTGCGAGCGCACTCGAAGAGCGCATCATGACCGCCCTCGCCGGCGCACCGCCT
This genomic interval carries:
- a CDS encoding SDR family oxidoreductase, with the protein product MRVFVTGATGFVGSAIVGELIGAGHRVLGLARSDRSAKALVAAGAEAHRGSLEELDTLRSGARASDAVIHTAFIHDFTNIPAAAETDRVAIVTLGEALGNSNRPLLVTSGTALVAPGRMATEEDTPDPALRPGWPRVSEETALEMVSHGVGASAVRLPPSVHGDGDHGFIPLLIGIAREKGISAYVGDGQNRWAAVHRLDAAHLFRLALERGTAGARYHGVGDEGVPFREIADVIGRHLNVPVVSKSAEEAVAHFGWFARFASLDIPASSARTQQLVEWHPEHSKLLEDLDRGHYFETAPVV